The following are encoded together in the Synchiropus splendidus isolate RoL2022-P1 chromosome 7, RoL_Sspl_1.0, whole genome shotgun sequence genome:
- the cdk7 gene encoding cyclin-dependent kinase 7 isoform X3, with protein sequence MNEFATVYKARDKTTNTIVAIKKIKVGHRTEAQDGINRTALREIKLLQELHHPNIIGLLDAFGHKSNISLVFDFMETDLEVIIKDTSLVLTPANIKAYILMTLQGLEYMHHHWVLHRDLKPNNLLLDGNGVLKLADFGLAKSFGSPNRVYTHQVVTRWYRSPELLFGARMYGVGVDMWAVGCILAELLLRLPFLAGDSDLDQLTKIFEALGTPTEETWPGMSSLPDYVSFKLFPGTPLEHIFSAAGDDLLELLQGLFTFNPLTRTTATQALKMRYFSNRPGPTPGPQLPRPNCSGKALKEKDTLGLKRKIEDSKTNSMKKKLFF encoded by the exons TTTGCTACTGTGTACAAAGCGAGAGACAAGACTACAAACACAATTGTTGCGATTAAAAAG ATTAAAGTTGGCCATAGAACCGAAGCTCAAGATG GAATCAACAGAACAGCTCTTCGAGAGATCAAACTGTTACAAGAACTGCATCATCCAAATATTATTGGG CTGTTGGACGCCTTTGGACACAAATCTAACATCAGTCTGGTGTTTGATTTCATGGAAACTGATTTGGAG GTGATCATCAAGGATACCAGTCTGGTGTTGACGCCAGCCAATATTAAAGCCTACATCCTCATGACTCTGCAGGGACTGGAGTATATGCATCATCACTGGGTGCTACACAGG GATTTGAAACCCAACAATCTCCTCCTGGATGGGAACGGAGTGCTCAAGTTAGCTGATTTCGGTTTAGCCAAGTCATTTGGGAGCCCTAACAGGGTCTATACACATCAGGTTGTCACCAG ATGGTATCGTTCACCGGAGCTCTTGTTTGGAGCCAGGATGTACGGTGTTGGGGTTGACATGTGGGCAGTGGGCTGCATTTTGGCTGAGCTCCTCCTGCGA TTGCCATTCTTAGCTGGGGATTCGGATCTGGATCAGTTGACAAAAATCTTCGAAGCTCTGGGCACACCGACGGAAGAGACCTGGCCC GGAATGAGTAGTCTGCCAGACTACGTGTCCTTTAAGTTGTTCCCTGGGACACCTCTGGAGCATATATTTAGTGCAGCTGGAGACGACCTACTGGAGCTGCTGCAAGGCCTCTTCACATTTAACCCTCTGACGCGAACCACAGCTACACAG GCTTTGAAGATGAGGTACTTCAGTAATCGACCCGGTCCTACTCCTGGTCCCCAACTCCCTCGACCCAACTGCTCTGGCAAGGCCTTGAAAGAAAAGGACACGCTTGGGCTTAAGAGGAAAATAGAAGACTCAAAAACAA aTTCCATGAAGAAGAAGCTATTTTTTTGA
- the cdk7 gene encoding cyclin-dependent kinase 7 isoform X1 yields the protein MLVVVFDRKPRGKWRQRASEEEKQNRIYTRSDDSNKFATVYKARDKTTNTIVAIKKIKVGHRTEAQDGINRTALREIKLLQELHHPNIIGLLDAFGHKSNISLVFDFMETDLEVIIKDTSLVLTPANIKAYILMTLQGLEYMHHHWVLHRDLKPNNLLLDGNGVLKLADFGLAKSFGSPNRVYTHQVVTRWYRSPELLFGARMYGVGVDMWAVGCILAELLLRLPFLAGDSDLDQLTKIFEALGTPTEETWPGMSSLPDYVSFKLFPGTPLEHIFSAAGDDLLELLQGLFTFNPLTRTTATQALKMRYFSNRPGPTPGPQLPRPNCSGKALKEKDTLGLKRKIEDSKTNSMKKKLFF from the exons TTTGCTACTGTGTACAAAGCGAGAGACAAGACTACAAACACAATTGTTGCGATTAAAAAG ATTAAAGTTGGCCATAGAACCGAAGCTCAAGATG GAATCAACAGAACAGCTCTTCGAGAGATCAAACTGTTACAAGAACTGCATCATCCAAATATTATTGGG CTGTTGGACGCCTTTGGACACAAATCTAACATCAGTCTGGTGTTTGATTTCATGGAAACTGATTTGGAG GTGATCATCAAGGATACCAGTCTGGTGTTGACGCCAGCCAATATTAAAGCCTACATCCTCATGACTCTGCAGGGACTGGAGTATATGCATCATCACTGGGTGCTACACAGG GATTTGAAACCCAACAATCTCCTCCTGGATGGGAACGGAGTGCTCAAGTTAGCTGATTTCGGTTTAGCCAAGTCATTTGGGAGCCCTAACAGGGTCTATACACATCAGGTTGTCACCAG ATGGTATCGTTCACCGGAGCTCTTGTTTGGAGCCAGGATGTACGGTGTTGGGGTTGACATGTGGGCAGTGGGCTGCATTTTGGCTGAGCTCCTCCTGCGA TTGCCATTCTTAGCTGGGGATTCGGATCTGGATCAGTTGACAAAAATCTTCGAAGCTCTGGGCACACCGACGGAAGAGACCTGGCCC GGAATGAGTAGTCTGCCAGACTACGTGTCCTTTAAGTTGTTCCCTGGGACACCTCTGGAGCATATATTTAGTGCAGCTGGAGACGACCTACTGGAGCTGCTGCAAGGCCTCTTCACATTTAACCCTCTGACGCGAACCACAGCTACACAG GCTTTGAAGATGAGGTACTTCAGTAATCGACCCGGTCCTACTCCTGGTCCCCAACTCCCTCGACCCAACTGCTCTGGCAAGGCCTTGAAAGAAAAGGACACGCTTGGGCTTAAGAGGAAAATAGAAGACTCAAAAACAA aTTCCATGAAGAAGAAGCTATTTTTTTGA
- the cdk7 gene encoding cyclin-dependent kinase 7 isoform X2 — MDVKSRAKRYEKLDFLGEGQFATVYKARDKTTNTIVAIKKIKVGHRTEAQDGINRTALREIKLLQELHHPNIIGLLDAFGHKSNISLVFDFMETDLEVIIKDTSLVLTPANIKAYILMTLQGLEYMHHHWVLHRDLKPNNLLLDGNGVLKLADFGLAKSFGSPNRVYTHQVVTRWYRSPELLFGARMYGVGVDMWAVGCILAELLLRLPFLAGDSDLDQLTKIFEALGTPTEETWPGMSSLPDYVSFKLFPGTPLEHIFSAAGDDLLELLQGLFTFNPLTRTTATQALKMRYFSNRPGPTPGPQLPRPNCSGKALKEKDTLGLKRKIEDSKTNSMKKKLFF, encoded by the exons ATGGATGTGAAGTCAAGAGCCAAGCGATATGAAAAACTGGATTTTTTAGGAGAAGGACAG TTTGCTACTGTGTACAAAGCGAGAGACAAGACTACAAACACAATTGTTGCGATTAAAAAG ATTAAAGTTGGCCATAGAACCGAAGCTCAAGATG GAATCAACAGAACAGCTCTTCGAGAGATCAAACTGTTACAAGAACTGCATCATCCAAATATTATTGGG CTGTTGGACGCCTTTGGACACAAATCTAACATCAGTCTGGTGTTTGATTTCATGGAAACTGATTTGGAG GTGATCATCAAGGATACCAGTCTGGTGTTGACGCCAGCCAATATTAAAGCCTACATCCTCATGACTCTGCAGGGACTGGAGTATATGCATCATCACTGGGTGCTACACAGG GATTTGAAACCCAACAATCTCCTCCTGGATGGGAACGGAGTGCTCAAGTTAGCTGATTTCGGTTTAGCCAAGTCATTTGGGAGCCCTAACAGGGTCTATACACATCAGGTTGTCACCAG ATGGTATCGTTCACCGGAGCTCTTGTTTGGAGCCAGGATGTACGGTGTTGGGGTTGACATGTGGGCAGTGGGCTGCATTTTGGCTGAGCTCCTCCTGCGA TTGCCATTCTTAGCTGGGGATTCGGATCTGGATCAGTTGACAAAAATCTTCGAAGCTCTGGGCACACCGACGGAAGAGACCTGGCCC GGAATGAGTAGTCTGCCAGACTACGTGTCCTTTAAGTTGTTCCCTGGGACACCTCTGGAGCATATATTTAGTGCAGCTGGAGACGACCTACTGGAGCTGCTGCAAGGCCTCTTCACATTTAACCCTCTGACGCGAACCACAGCTACACAG GCTTTGAAGATGAGGTACTTCAGTAATCGACCCGGTCCTACTCCTGGTCCCCAACTCCCTCGACCCAACTGCTCTGGCAAGGCCTTGAAAGAAAAGGACACGCTTGGGCTTAAGAGGAAAATAGAAGACTCAAAAACAA aTTCCATGAAGAAGAAGCTATTTTTTTGA